A genomic segment from Barrientosiimonas humi encodes:
- a CDS encoding acetylornithine transaminase, translated as MNPVEGQADWLQRYSDSVLGVFGSPPLVLDRGEGCYVWDVDGRRYLDLIGGIAVNALGHGHPELVAAVSKQAAEAIHVSNLFTSPAQIRLAERLIEVAGAPAGSKVFLANSGAEAIEAAIKLTRRTGRTEIVAAEGAFHGRTTGALALTAKAAYREPFEPLLPGVTHVPYGDTDALDAAVTERTAALVLEPVQGEAGVVLPPDGYLQHARAVTAERGALLVVDEIQSGIGRTGRWFGFQHAGITPDAITVAKGLGGGVPIGALVTFGSHVSGLLGPTQHGTTFGGNPLAAAAALTVLDVVESQGLMAHAERVGEHLRQGVARLDHPLVAGSRGLGLLRAVGLTRPVAPALATALREAGHLVNPVAPDALRLAPPLVLTTGQVDDFLADLTPVLDRVLEEDPA; from the coding sequence ATGAATCCCGTTGAGGGACAGGCAGACTGGCTGCAGCGATACTCCGACAGCGTGCTGGGGGTCTTCGGCTCGCCGCCGCTCGTGCTCGACCGTGGCGAGGGGTGCTACGTCTGGGACGTCGACGGCCGGCGCTACCTCGACCTCATCGGCGGCATCGCGGTCAACGCGCTGGGCCACGGCCACCCCGAGCTGGTCGCGGCGGTGAGCAAGCAGGCGGCCGAGGCGATCCACGTCTCCAACCTGTTCACCTCGCCCGCCCAGATCCGCCTCGCGGAGCGGCTGATCGAGGTGGCCGGCGCGCCCGCCGGCTCGAAGGTGTTCCTCGCCAACTCCGGCGCCGAGGCGATCGAGGCGGCGATCAAGCTGACCCGGCGCACCGGCCGCACCGAGATCGTGGCGGCCGAGGGCGCCTTCCACGGCCGCACCACCGGAGCCCTCGCACTCACCGCCAAGGCGGCCTACCGCGAGCCGTTCGAGCCGCTGCTGCCCGGGGTGACCCACGTCCCCTACGGCGACACCGACGCGCTCGACGCCGCCGTCACCGAGCGCACCGCGGCGCTCGTGCTCGAACCCGTGCAGGGCGAGGCCGGTGTCGTGCTGCCGCCCGACGGTTATCTGCAGCACGCGCGCGCGGTCACGGCAGAGCGCGGCGCGCTGCTCGTCGTCGACGAGATCCAGAGCGGCATCGGGCGCACCGGGCGCTGGTTCGGCTTCCAGCACGCCGGCATCACCCCCGACGCGATCACCGTCGCGAAGGGCCTCGGAGGCGGCGTGCCGATCGGGGCGCTGGTCACCTTCGGCTCCCACGTCTCCGGCCTGCTCGGGCCCACCCAGCACGGCACCACGTTCGGCGGCAACCCGCTGGCCGCGGCGGCCGCGCTCACCGTGCTCGACGTCGTGGAGTCCCAGGGCCTGATGGCCCACGCCGAGCGCGTGGGGGAGCACCTGCGCCAGGGCGTGGCCCGCCTGGATCACCCGCTCGTGGCCGGCAGCCGCGGCCTCGGTCTGCTGCGCGCCGTCGGCCTCACCCGGCCGGTCGCCCCGGCCCTCGCCACCGCCCTGCGCGAGGCCGGGCACCTGGTCAACCCCGTCGCACCCGACGCGCTGCGCCTGGCGCCGCCGCTGGTGCTCACCACCGGTCAGGTCGACGACTTCCTCGCCGACCTGACCCCCGTCCTGGACCGCGTCCTCGAGGAGGATCCCGCCTGA
- the argJ gene encoding bifunctional glutamate N-acetyltransferase/amino-acid acetyltransferase ArgJ, which yields MSVTAAQGFRASGVVAGLKPSGRPDLALVVNDGPQRSAAAVFTSNRVEAAPVTWSRQVVADGRLDAVVLNSGGANACTGPPGFLDTHRTAEAVAETLGVSAGDVAVCSTGLIGERLPMDRLLAAIAPAADALGPDGEAAATAIMTTDTVPKQATAEGDGFVVGGMAKGAGMLAPALATMLVVLTTDAEAEPGELDAVLREACAVTFDRIDSDGCQSTNDTVLLLASGASGVRPARRDLSAAVTAVCADLARQLIGDAEGAAHDIAIEIRSAASESDALEVARAIARNNLFKTAIFGNDPNWGRVVAAVGTTAAEFDPTQLDVTVNGVQVCRQCGVGEDRSLVDLTPREVHVAVDLHAGEHTATVWTNDLTHDYVHENSAYST from the coding sequence GTGAGTGTTACTGCGGCACAAGGGTTTCGGGCCAGCGGCGTGGTCGCCGGGCTCAAGCCGAGCGGGCGACCCGACCTCGCGCTGGTCGTCAACGACGGACCGCAGCGGTCGGCCGCGGCGGTGTTCACCAGCAACCGGGTCGAGGCCGCGCCGGTCACCTGGTCGCGCCAGGTCGTCGCCGACGGCCGGCTCGACGCGGTCGTGCTCAACTCCGGCGGGGCCAACGCCTGCACCGGGCCGCCCGGGTTCCTCGACACCCACCGCACCGCCGAGGCCGTCGCCGAGACGCTCGGCGTCTCCGCTGGCGACGTCGCGGTCTGCTCCACGGGGCTGATCGGCGAACGGCTGCCGATGGACCGGCTGCTCGCCGCGATCGCCCCGGCCGCCGACGCCCTCGGCCCCGACGGCGAGGCCGCGGCCACCGCGATCATGACCACCGACACCGTCCCCAAGCAGGCCACCGCCGAGGGCGACGGCTTCGTCGTGGGCGGCATGGCCAAGGGAGCCGGCATGCTGGCTCCCGCCCTGGCGACCATGCTCGTGGTGCTCACCACCGACGCCGAGGCGGAGCCCGGCGAGCTCGACGCGGTGCTGCGCGAGGCGTGCGCGGTGACGTTCGACCGCATCGACTCCGACGGGTGCCAGTCGACCAACGACACGGTGCTGCTGCTCGCATCGGGCGCGTCCGGCGTACGCCCGGCTCGCCGCGACCTGTCCGCGGCGGTCACCGCCGTGTGCGCCGACCTCGCCCGTCAGCTGATCGGCGACGCCGAGGGCGCTGCCCACGACATCGCCATCGAGATCCGTTCTGCCGCAAGCGAGTCCGACGCTCTCGAGGTCGCGCGCGCCATCGCGCGGAACAACCTGTTCAAGACCGCGATCTTCGGCAACGACCCCAACTGGGGGCGGGTCGTCGCCGCTGTCGGCACCACTGCGGCCGAGTTCGACCCGACGCAGTTGGACGTCACCGTCAACGGCGTGCAGGTGTGCCGGCAGTGCGGGGTGGGGGAGGACCGCTCGCTGGTCGACCTGACGCCGCGCGAGGTCCACGTCGCGGTCGACCTGCACGCGGGCGAGCACACCGCGACGGTCTGGACCAACGACCTGACCCACGACTACGTCCACGAGAACTCGGCCTACAGCACATGA
- the pheS gene encoding phenylalanine--tRNA ligase subunit alpha, translating to MSGPNSQYDPVEVSALDPANVEAAVDAALQAIAEASTLEELKAVRPAHQGDKSPLALANREIGALPPTAKADAGKRVGQARGRVAQAMKERQAALEAERDARILVEEAVDVTMVPGRLPLGRRHPVELMAQRIADIFVGMGWEIAEGPEVEAEWFNFDALNFDADHPARQMQDTFYVDPPQDGLVLRTHTSPVQARAMLERGVPLYVGVPGKVFRTDELDATHMPVFHQIEGLAVDEGLTMAHLKGTLDRLASELFGDGITTRLRPSYFPFTEPSAEMDLRCFVCQGRDPDCRACSGTGWIEWGGCGMVNRNVLAAVGVDPDRYTGFAFGMGIDRALMFRTGVSDMRDMFEGDVRFNAQFGLEV from the coding sequence ATGTCCGGCCCCAACAGCCAGTACGACCCGGTCGAGGTGAGCGCGCTCGACCCGGCCAACGTCGAGGCGGCCGTCGACGCCGCGCTGCAGGCGATCGCCGAGGCGAGCACCCTCGAGGAGCTCAAGGCGGTCCGCCCGGCGCACCAGGGCGACAAGAGCCCGCTGGCGCTCGCCAACCGTGAGATCGGCGCGCTGCCGCCCACCGCCAAGGCCGACGCCGGCAAGCGGGTCGGGCAGGCGCGCGGCCGGGTGGCGCAGGCGATGAAGGAGCGGCAGGCCGCGCTCGAGGCCGAGCGCGACGCGCGCATCCTCGTCGAGGAGGCCGTCGACGTCACGATGGTGCCGGGGCGCCTGCCGCTCGGGCGGCGCCACCCCGTCGAGCTGATGGCCCAGCGGATCGCCGACATCTTCGTCGGCATGGGCTGGGAGATCGCCGAGGGGCCCGAGGTCGAGGCCGAGTGGTTCAACTTCGACGCGCTCAACTTCGACGCCGACCACCCGGCGCGCCAGATGCAGGACACGTTCTACGTCGACCCGCCGCAGGACGGGCTGGTCCTGCGCACGCACACCTCCCCGGTGCAGGCGCGCGCGATGCTCGAGCGCGGCGTCCCGCTGTACGTCGGGGTCCCCGGCAAGGTCTTCCGCACCGACGAGCTCGACGCCACGCACATGCCGGTCTTCCACCAGATCGAGGGCCTGGCCGTCGACGAGGGGCTGACGATGGCCCACCTCAAGGGCACGCTCGACCGGCTGGCGAGCGAGCTGTTCGGCGACGGCATCACCACCCGGCTGCGCCCGTCGTACTTCCCGTTCACCGAGCCCAGCGCCGAGATGGACCTGCGCTGCTTCGTCTGCCAGGGGCGCGACCCCGACTGCCGCGCCTGCTCCGGCACCGGCTGGATCGAGTGGGGCGGCTGCGGCATGGTCAACCGCAACGTGCTGGCCGCGGTGGGGGTCGACCCCGACCGCTACACCGGCTTCGCCTTCGGCATGGGCATCGACCGCGCCCTGATGTTCCGCACGGGCGTCTCCGACATGCGCGACATGTTCGAGGGCGACGTCCGCTTCAACGCACAGTTCGGACTGGAGGTCTGA
- the pheT gene encoding phenylalanine--tRNA ligase subunit beta encodes MLVPIDWLGEYVDLPEGVSGAQVAADLVRVGLEEESIRGGDITGPLVVGRVLTQEPEPQKNGKTINWCTVDVGDANGTGEPQGIVCGAHNFGVGDLVVVVLPGAVLPGGFEISARKTYGHVSAGMICSAEELGLPSDGTDGIIVLSADEGLVPGQDAIALLGLDRETVEVNITPDRGYCFSLRGIAREFSHSTGAAFTDPALAPAERAPAATGDGFPVELRDEAPLRGNPGCDRYVARVVRGVDPAAVSPAWLQTRLTEAGMRPISLPVDVTNYVMLALGQPLHAFDAAALTGPIVVRRARPGERLTTLDDVARELSPEDLLITDTGETPLAIAGVMGGATSEVGPQTTDLLIESAHFDPTTVARSSRRHRLSTEASKRYERGVDPDVAAAAAQLAVDLLVEHGGGTADPAVTDVDERRPVEPIAFEPGLASRLVGVDYPRERVVEILREIGCAVDDSGSGDVSVRPPSWRPDLRGGPDLVEEVARIDGYDRIPSILPPAPGGRGLTHGQQVRRLLAGMLAARGLTEVLSPPFVGAEAFDALGYAADDPRRTAVRLTNPLREEQPLMRTSLLVSLLSVAHRNVARGTADLALFEIGLVTTGRQGQAPTYDVGSYPGPDAVQQIRDAVPEQPRHLAFVLSGELERAGWWGAGRAADWTDATATVRAVAEALAVEVTLRAGDEPPFHPGRCAEVLLADGTRLGVVGELHPKVVQRLELPARTVAGELDLDALVGASTESVEATTLVQQPAAHSDVALVVGQGVPAAAVEASLRAGAGDLLESVRLFDVYSGDQLEAGQRSLAFRLVFRAPDRTLKTEEVNDLRDAAVQQAATDHGAAQRG; translated from the coding sequence ATGCTCGTCCCGATCGACTGGCTGGGCGAGTACGTCGACCTGCCCGAAGGCGTCAGCGGTGCCCAGGTCGCCGCCGACCTGGTGCGCGTCGGCCTCGAGGAGGAGAGCATCCGGGGCGGTGACATCACCGGCCCGCTGGTGGTCGGCAGGGTGCTCACCCAGGAGCCCGAGCCGCAGAAGAACGGCAAGACCATCAACTGGTGCACCGTCGACGTCGGCGACGCGAACGGCACGGGCGAGCCGCAGGGCATCGTCTGCGGCGCGCACAACTTCGGCGTCGGCGACCTCGTGGTGGTCGTGCTGCCGGGGGCGGTGCTGCCGGGCGGGTTCGAGATCTCGGCGCGCAAGACGTACGGCCACGTGAGCGCCGGCATGATCTGCTCCGCCGAGGAGCTGGGCCTGCCGAGCGATGGCACCGACGGCATCATCGTGCTGTCGGCCGACGAGGGCCTCGTGCCGGGCCAGGACGCCATCGCGCTGCTCGGGCTCGACCGCGAGACCGTCGAGGTCAACATCACCCCCGACCGCGGCTACTGCTTCAGCCTGCGCGGCATCGCGCGGGAGTTCTCCCACTCCACCGGCGCGGCGTTCACCGACCCGGCGCTGGCCCCGGCCGAGCGCGCCCCGGCCGCCACCGGCGACGGGTTCCCCGTCGAGCTGCGCGACGAGGCGCCGCTGCGCGGCAACCCCGGCTGCGACCGCTACGTCGCGCGCGTGGTGCGCGGGGTCGACCCGGCCGCCGTGTCGCCGGCGTGGCTGCAGACCCGGCTCACCGAGGCGGGCATGCGGCCCATCTCGCTGCCGGTCGACGTGACCAACTACGTCATGCTCGCGCTCGGCCAGCCGCTCCACGCGTTCGACGCCGCGGCCCTCACCGGCCCGATCGTCGTACGTCGGGCTCGCCCGGGCGAGCGCCTCACCACGCTCGACGACGTGGCGCGCGAGCTGTCCCCCGAGGACCTGCTCATCACCGACACCGGCGAGACGCCGCTGGCCATCGCCGGCGTGATGGGCGGCGCCACCAGCGAGGTCGGCCCGCAGACCACCGACCTGCTGATCGAGTCGGCCCACTTCGACCCGACCACGGTGGCGCGCAGCAGCCGCCGCCACCGGCTGTCGACCGAGGCGAGCAAGCGCTACGAGCGCGGCGTCGACCCCGACGTCGCGGCGGCGGCGGCCCAGCTGGCCGTCGACCTGCTCGTCGAGCACGGCGGCGGCACCGCCGACCCCGCGGTCACCGACGTCGACGAGCGGCGCCCGGTCGAGCCGATCGCGTTCGAGCCTGGCCTCGCCTCGCGACTCGTCGGCGTCGACTACCCGCGCGAGCGCGTCGTGGAGATCCTGCGCGAGATCGGTTGTGCCGTCGACGATTCCGGCTCCGGAGACGTCTCGGTGCGGCCGCCGTCGTGGCGCCCCGACCTGCGCGGCGGGCCCGACCTCGTCGAGGAGGTCGCCCGCATCGACGGCTACGACCGGATCCCCTCGATCCTGCCGCCGGCCCCCGGCGGGCGCGGGCTCACCCACGGCCAGCAGGTGCGTCGCCTGCTCGCCGGGATGCTGGCCGCGCGCGGCCTCACCGAGGTGCTCAGCCCGCCGTTCGTCGGCGCCGAGGCGTTCGACGCGCTCGGCTACGCCGCCGACGACCCTCGCCGCACCGCCGTGCGGCTCACCAACCCGCTGCGCGAGGAGCAGCCGCTCATGCGCACCAGCCTGCTGGTGTCGCTGCTGTCGGTCGCCCACCGCAACGTCGCCCGCGGCACCGCCGACCTCGCGCTGTTCGAGATCGGGCTGGTGACGACCGGGCGCCAGGGCCAGGCACCGACGTACGACGTCGGCAGCTATCCCGGGCCCGACGCCGTGCAGCAGATCCGCGACGCCGTCCCGGAGCAGCCGCGTCACCTGGCCTTCGTGCTGAGCGGTGAGCTCGAGCGCGCCGGCTGGTGGGGCGCGGGGCGCGCCGCGGACTGGACCGACGCCACCGCCACCGTGCGCGCCGTCGCCGAGGCGCTGGCCGTCGAGGTCACGCTGCGCGCCGGCGACGAGCCGCCGTTCCACCCGGGCCGCTGCGCCGAGGTGCTGCTCGCCGACGGCACCCGGCTCGGCGTGGTGGGCGAGCTGCACCCCAAGGTCGTCCAGCGCCTCGAGCTGCCCGCGCGCACCGTCGCCGGGGAGCTCGACCTCGACGCGCTCGTGGGCGCGAGCACCGAGTCGGTCGAGGCGACGACCCTGGTGCAGCAGCCCGCCGCGCACAGCGACGTCGCGCTCGTGGTCGGCCAGGGCGTCCCGGCGGCTGCCGTCGAGGCGAGCCTGCGCGCCGGCGCCGGCGACCTGCTGGAGTCGGTGCGGCTGTTCGACGTCTACTCCGGCGACCAGCTGGAGGCCGGGCAGCGCTCGCTCGCCTTCCGCCTCGTCTTCCGCGCGCCCGACCGCACGCTGAAGACCGAGGAGGTCAACGACCTGCGCGACGCCGCCGTCCAGCAGGCCGCCACCGACCACGGCGCCGCCCAGCGCGGCTGA
- the argB gene encoding acetylglutamate kinase: MSVRSSRSLSDAAGKAATLVEALPWLERFRDALVVVKYGGNAMTDDALKAAFAADIAFLRYAGLRVVVVHGGGPQIQQMLDRLGIESEFRGGLRVTTPEAMDVVRMVLTGQVSRELVGLINQHGPLAVGMSGEDAGLFGARRRTTVVDGEQVDLGLVGDVQTVNPTAVRDLLAAGRIPVISSVAPDLDSDGTVLNVNADTAAAALAVSLGAHKLVVLTDVEGVYARWPDPDSLLSRMSLGEAERLVQQVDAGMVPKLDACIRAVRGGVPQAHVIDGRSPHSLLLEVFTDEGIGTMILPGDDS; encoded by the coding sequence ATGAGCGTGCGCAGCTCCCGGTCCCTGTCCGACGCCGCAGGCAAGGCGGCCACCCTCGTCGAGGCGCTCCCGTGGCTCGAGCGGTTCCGCGACGCCCTCGTGGTCGTCAAGTACGGCGGCAACGCGATGACCGACGACGCCCTGAAGGCGGCGTTCGCGGCCGACATCGCGTTCCTGCGCTACGCCGGCCTGCGCGTCGTCGTCGTGCACGGGGGTGGCCCGCAGATCCAGCAGATGCTCGACCGGCTCGGCATCGAGAGCGAGTTCCGCGGCGGGCTGCGCGTCACCACGCCCGAGGCCATGGACGTGGTGCGCATGGTGCTCACCGGACAGGTCAGCCGCGAGCTGGTCGGCCTGATCAACCAGCACGGCCCGCTGGCCGTCGGCATGTCCGGCGAGGACGCCGGCCTGTTCGGCGCGCGGCGCCGCACGACCGTCGTCGACGGCGAGCAGGTCGACCTCGGCCTCGTCGGCGACGTGCAGACGGTCAACCCCACCGCGGTGCGCGACCTGCTCGCCGCGGGCCGCATCCCGGTGATCTCCTCGGTCGCACCCGACCTGGACAGCGACGGGACCGTGCTCAACGTCAACGCCGACACCGCCGCGGCCGCGCTGGCCGTCTCGCTCGGTGCGCACAAGCTCGTCGTGCTCACCGACGTCGAAGGCGTGTACGCCCGCTGGCCCGACCCCGACAGCCTCCTGTCGCGCATGTCGCTCGGCGAGGCCGAGCGCCTCGTGCAGCAGGTCGACGCGGGCATGGTGCCCAAGCTCGACGCGTGCATCCGTGCGGTGCGGGGCGGGGTGCCGCAGGCCCACGTCATCGACGGGCGGTCACCGCACTCGCTGCTGCTCGAGGTCTTCACCGACGAGGGCATCGGCACCATGATCCTGCCGGGGGACGACTCGTGA
- the argC gene encoding N-acetyl-gamma-glutamyl-phosphate reductase — MLTVGVAGASGYAGSEALRLLLGHPDVRVGAVTGASTVGQRLGELAPHLAPLRDRELVETTPQAFADHDVVILALPHGASAQLAAQLPDDVLVLDCGADFRLVEEQRWTSFYDTPHACSWPYGLPELVRADGSKQRDDLVGARRVAIPGCYPTAATLALAPAFAAGVVAPDDVVVVAASGTSGAGRSTKPHLMASAVMGSMSPYGVGGGHRHTPEIEQNLSTALGQPVTVSFTPTLAPMPRGILATCTARLAGDPAAVRAAYERTYADEPFVRLLPEGEWPATGAVLGSNVVQLQVAVDEHAGRVVVVAAEDNLTKGTAGAAVQCLNLALDLPETRGLPTTGLAP, encoded by the coding sequence ATGCTGACGGTGGGTGTCGCGGGCGCGAGCGGCTACGCGGGGAGCGAGGCGCTGCGCCTGCTGCTGGGTCATCCCGACGTGCGCGTGGGAGCGGTCACCGGCGCCTCGACCGTCGGGCAGCGCCTTGGCGAGCTGGCCCCGCACCTGGCCCCGCTGCGCGACCGCGAGCTGGTCGAGACCACCCCGCAGGCGTTCGCCGACCACGACGTCGTGATCCTCGCTCTGCCGCACGGCGCCTCCGCGCAGCTGGCGGCCCAGCTGCCCGACGACGTGCTGGTGCTCGACTGCGGGGCCGACTTCCGGCTCGTCGAGGAGCAGCGCTGGACCTCCTTCTACGACACCCCGCACGCCTGCTCCTGGCCGTACGGCCTCCCCGAGCTGGTCCGCGCCGACGGCAGCAAGCAGCGTGACGACCTCGTCGGGGCGCGTCGCGTCGCGATCCCCGGCTGCTACCCGACCGCCGCAACCCTCGCGCTGGCCCCGGCCTTCGCCGCCGGTGTGGTCGCGCCCGACGACGTGGTCGTCGTCGCAGCCTCCGGCACCTCCGGCGCTGGCCGGTCGACCAAGCCGCACCTGATGGCCTCGGCGGTGATGGGGTCGATGAGCCCGTACGGCGTGGGCGGCGGCCACCGCCACACCCCCGAGATCGAGCAGAACCTCAGCACGGCGCTGGGGCAGCCGGTCACCGTGTCGTTCACCCCGACCCTGGCGCCCATGCCGCGCGGCATCCTCGCCACCTGCACCGCTCGCCTCGCCGGCGACCCGGCGGCCGTGCGCGCGGCCTACGAGCGGACGTATGCCGACGAGCCCTTCGTCCGGCTTCTCCCCGAGGGCGAGTGGCCGGCGACCGGCGCGGTGCTGGGGTCCAACGTCGTGCAGCTGCAGGTGGCGGTCGACGAGCACGCGGGCCGCGTCGTCGTGGTCGCCGCCGAGGACAACCTGACCAAGGGGACCGCGGGCGCCGCGGTGCAGTGCCTCAACCTCGCGCTCGACCTGCCCGAGACGCGCGGCCTGCCGACCACGGGCCTGGCCCCGTGA
- the argF gene encoding ornithine carbamoyltransferase: MRHFLRDDDLTPAEQSAVLDRAAALKADRFAERPLEGPQGVAIIFDKPTLRTQLSFSVGVAELGGFPMVVDGNLAQIGTRESIADVARVLRRQVSAVVWRTYGQDRIEDMAQYAGVPVVNALTDDFHPCQILADLLTVREHKGRLPGLTMTYVGDAANNMAHSYLLGGATAGLHVRVAGPATHQPDPRIVQRAAEIASQTGGSATVLDDAVEAVAGADVVITDTWMSMGQEQEAAERKGASSPFAPFAVDQELLAHATDDAIVLHCLPAYRGFEISAEVIDGPRSVVWDEAENRLHAQKALLAFLLDRARDDG, encoded by the coding sequence ATGCGTCACTTCCTGCGCGACGACGACCTCACGCCCGCCGAGCAGAGCGCGGTGCTCGACCGCGCGGCCGCGCTCAAGGCCGACCGGTTCGCCGAGCGGCCGCTGGAGGGGCCGCAGGGCGTCGCGATCATCTTCGACAAGCCCACGCTGCGCACCCAGCTGTCGTTCTCGGTCGGCGTCGCCGAGCTCGGCGGCTTCCCGATGGTGGTCGACGGCAACCTCGCCCAGATCGGCACCCGCGAGTCGATCGCCGACGTGGCGCGCGTGCTCAGGCGGCAGGTCAGCGCGGTGGTGTGGCGGACGTACGGCCAGGACCGCATCGAGGACATGGCGCAGTACGCCGGTGTCCCCGTCGTCAACGCCCTCACCGACGACTTCCACCCGTGCCAGATCCTGGCCGACCTGCTCACCGTGCGCGAGCACAAGGGCCGCCTGCCCGGCCTGACGATGACGTACGTCGGCGACGCCGCCAACAACATGGCCCACTCCTACCTCCTCGGCGGGGCGACCGCCGGGCTGCACGTCCGCGTGGCCGGCCCCGCGACCCACCAGCCCGATCCCCGGATCGTGCAGCGTGCAGCCGAGATCGCTTCGCAGACAGGGGGATCCGCGACCGTCCTCGACGACGCGGTCGAGGCGGTCGCCGGCGCCGACGTGGTGATCACCGACACCTGGATGTCGATGGGGCAGGAGCAGGAGGCGGCCGAGCGCAAGGGCGCCAGCAGCCCCTTCGCACCGTTCGCCGTCGACCAGGAGCTGCTCGCCCACGCCACCGACGACGCGATCGTGCTGCACTGCCTGCCGGCCTACCGCGGGTTCGAGATCAGCGCCGAGGTCATCGACGGGCCGCGGTCGGTCGTGTGGGACGAGGCCGAGAACCGGCTGCACGCGCAGAAGGCCCTGCTGGCCTTCCTGCTCGACCGCGCCCGGGACGACGGATGA